Proteins from a single region of Streptomyces spinoverrucosus:
- a CDS encoding SigE family RNA polymerase sigma factor, producing MGTVVDDAASVEFHAFFERHHVELARLAHLLTGEADAADDLAADALLAMWHRWDRVRAAEHPVAYARGVVANLARTRIRSAVRERRRIALFWSQREEKVENPDVAGAVDVQAALRRLPFRKRACVVLRHAFDLSEKDTALALGISVGTVKSQTSKGMAELQRLLGTRAAPQRVHAAMARTGEAGGRDR from the coding sequence GTGGGGACAGTCGTCGACGACGCCGCCTCCGTGGAGTTCCATGCCTTCTTCGAGCGCCACCACGTCGAACTCGCCCGCCTGGCCCATCTGTTGACGGGTGAGGCGGACGCCGCCGACGATCTGGCGGCGGACGCGCTGCTCGCGATGTGGCACCGCTGGGACCGGGTGCGCGCGGCCGAGCATCCGGTGGCGTACGCGCGCGGAGTGGTCGCCAACCTGGCCCGCACCCGGATCCGCAGCGCGGTGCGTGAGCGGCGGCGGATCGCCCTGTTCTGGTCGCAGCGCGAGGAGAAGGTGGAGAACCCGGACGTGGCGGGCGCGGTGGACGTCCAGGCGGCGCTGCGCCGGCTGCCGTTTCGCAAGCGGGCTTGTGTGGTGCTGCGGCACGCCTTCGATCTCTCGGAGAAGGACACCGCGCTCGCCCTGGGCATCTCGGTGGGTACGGTGAAGAGCCAGACGTCGAAGGGAATGGCCGAGCTGCAACGCCTGCTCGGTACACGGGCGGCTCCGCAGAGAGTGCACGCGGCCATGGCGCGCACCGGTGAGGCCGGAGGAAGGGACCGATGA
- a CDS encoding peptidoglycan D,D-transpeptidase FtsI family protein → MNKTIRRASVFALLLVLVLLVRATWVQFYEGQALADDKDNRRNAIELYSEPLGNIIVAGESVTGSARTTSGDLKYKRTYKDGALYAAVTGYSSQVYGATQLEGIYQDLLDGTDTRLKTVMDTVTNKRADPGDVITTIDPDAQRAAYEALGDKKGAAVAIDPKTGKILAVVSTPSYNPSEITAGNSEVWTQLTKDEDKPMTNRALRQPLPPGSTFKLVVAAAALEDGLYSSVDERTDSPDPYDLPLSSDDLTNENPNAPCENASIRVALQYSCNNVFGKMAVDLGQDKVRAMAEKFGFNDDEQDVPVRAYESVYPQDMDEAQTALSGIGQFDVTATPLQIAMVSAAIANGGKLVQPHMVSQITDHSGDVLEDYDDNASTQEIVSSSTAEQLQSAMQTVVEEGTGSNAQISGATVGGKTGTAQHGENNSKTPYAWFTSYAKSDSSDKEVAVAVVVEQSDAARSEVSGNGLAAPVAKAVMEAALNN, encoded by the coding sequence ATGAACAAGACGATCAGGCGCGCGTCGGTCTTCGCGCTGCTCCTGGTGCTGGTCCTGCTGGTCAGGGCCACCTGGGTGCAGTTCTACGAGGGCCAGGCACTCGCGGACGACAAGGACAACCGGCGGAACGCGATCGAGCTGTACAGCGAGCCGCTCGGCAACATCATCGTGGCCGGAGAGTCGGTGACCGGCTCGGCCCGGACCACGAGCGGCGACCTCAAGTACAAGCGGACGTACAAGGACGGCGCGCTGTACGCGGCGGTGACCGGCTACAGCTCGCAGGTGTACGGCGCCACCCAGCTGGAGGGCATCTATCAGGACCTGCTGGACGGCACCGACACCCGGCTGAAGACCGTGATGGACACGGTCACCAACAAGCGCGCCGACCCCGGTGACGTGATCACGACGATCGACCCGGACGCCCAGCGGGCGGCGTACGAGGCGCTGGGCGACAAGAAGGGCGCCGCCGTCGCGATCGACCCGAAGACCGGGAAGATCCTGGCGGTCGTCTCCACCCCCTCGTACAACCCGTCGGAGATCACCGCGGGCAACTCGGAGGTCTGGACGCAGCTCACCAAGGACGAGGACAAGCCGATGACGAACCGGGCGCTGCGCCAGCCGCTGCCACCCGGCTCCACCTTCAAGCTGGTGGTCGCGGCGGCCGCGCTGGAGGACGGGCTGTACTCGTCGGTGGACGAGCGCACGGACAGCCCCGACCCGTACGACCTGCCGCTGTCCTCCGACGACCTCACCAACGAGAACCCGAACGCGCCCTGCGAGAACGCCTCGATCCGGGTCGCGCTCCAGTACTCGTGCAACAACGTCTTCGGCAAGATGGCCGTCGACCTCGGCCAGGACAAGGTCCGTGCGATGGCGGAGAAGTTCGGCTTCAACGACGACGAGCAGGACGTTCCGGTGCGCGCCTACGAGAGCGTGTACCCGCAGGACATGGACGAGGCGCAGACCGCCCTGTCCGGGATCGGCCAGTTCGACGTCACCGCGACCCCGCTCCAGATCGCCATGGTGTCCGCGGCCATAGCCAACGGCGGCAAGCTGGTCCAGCCGCACATGGTGTCGCAGATCACCGACCACAGCGGCGATGTGCTGGAGGACTACGACGACAACGCCTCCACCCAGGAGATCGTCAGTTCCTCCACCGCCGAGCAGTTGCAGTCGGCGATGCAGACGGTGGTCGAGGAGGGCACGGGGTCGAACGCGCAGATCTCCGGCGCCACCGTCGGCGGCAAGACGGGCACGGCCCAGCACGGCGAGAACAACAGCAAGACGCCGTACGCCTGGTTCACCTCGTACGCCAAGTCGGACTCCTCGGACAAGGAGGTCGCCGTGGCGGTGGTGGTGGAGCAGTCGGACGCGGCACGGTCGGAGGTCAGCGGCAACGGGCTGGCGGCGCCGGTGGCCAAGGCGGTCATGGAAGCGGCGTTGAACAACTGA
- a CDS encoding IclR family transcriptional regulator: MSAGETGGGAQVKSAVRTVELLEYFAGRPGMHSLAAVQEAVGYPKSSLYMLLRTLVELGWVETDATGTRYGIGVRALLVGTSYIDGDEVVAVARPTLDRLSDDTTETIHLARLDGTNVVYLATRQSQHYLRPFTRVGRRLPAHSTSLGKALLSTYSDEQVRKMLPETLPALTENTITDREKLIEELHQVREQGYAVDREENTLGLRCFGVPIPYRTPARDAISCSIPVARLTPAHEQMVKDALFDARDRLTLATRRL; encoded by the coding sequence ATGTCGGCAGGCGAGACGGGCGGCGGGGCGCAGGTCAAGTCGGCGGTGCGGACGGTCGAACTCCTCGAGTACTTCGCCGGACGACCCGGCATGCACTCCCTCGCGGCGGTCCAGGAAGCGGTCGGATATCCCAAGTCCAGCCTCTACATGCTGCTGCGCACCCTCGTCGAGCTCGGCTGGGTGGAGACGGACGCGACCGGCACGCGGTACGGCATCGGCGTACGGGCGCTGCTCGTCGGCACGTCGTACATCGACGGCGACGAGGTGGTCGCGGTGGCCCGGCCGACGCTGGACCGGCTCTCGGACGACACCACGGAGACCATCCACCTGGCCCGCCTGGACGGCACCAACGTCGTCTACCTCGCCACCCGCCAGTCCCAGCACTACCTGCGCCCCTTCACCCGGGTCGGCCGCCGCCTGCCCGCGCACTCCACCTCGCTGGGCAAGGCGCTGCTCAGCACCTACTCAGACGAGCAGGTGCGCAAGATGCTGCCGGAGACCCTGCCCGCGCTGACCGAGAACACCATCACCGACCGGGAGAAGCTCATCGAGGAGCTGCACCAGGTACGGGAGCAGGGGTACGCCGTCGACCGCGAGGAGAACACCCTCGGCCTGCGCTGCTTCGGCGTGCCGATCCCCTACCGCACCCCGGCCCGTGACGCCATCAGCTGCTCGATCCCGGTGGCCCGGCTCACCCCGGCGCACGAGCAGATGGTGAAGGACGCCCTGTTCGACGCCCGCGACCGGCTGACGCTCGCCACACGGAGGCTGTGA
- a CDS encoding aldehyde dehydrogenase (NADP(+)), with protein sequence MAAAPVWSVDPRTGKQREQVAVEATAQEVDTAVRAAHDARAALADRTVRAAFLRTAADQLEAARDGLVETADAETALGPVRLTGELARTCYQLRAFAGIVDEGAFLDVVINHPDETATPPIPDLRRYKVPLGVVAVYSASNFPFAFSVAGGDTASALAAGCPVVVKAHPDHPGLSELVAKVLRRAAGEHGIPEGVVGLVHGFDAGVELIGHPLVTAAGFTGSVRGGRALFDAAAARPVPIPFHGELGSLNPVLVTEAAAAERAEQIGAGLAGSMTLGVGQFCVKPGLVLAPSGAAGDRLVKSLTDAVSDTEAGVLLDHRMRDNFITGVAERAALDGVESPVTPGAGGAHTVSAGFLTVPARKLARDGAYDLLLEECFGPVTVVARYEDEGEVTAVLSRLPGNLTATVHLSAEEAAGEGRGAELLAELTPLAGRVLVNGWPTGVAVAPAQHHGGPYPATTSTSTSVGGTAIERWLRPVVYQGAPEALLPAELRDENPLGLPRRFNGRLER encoded by the coding sequence GTGGCAGCAGCACCAGTCTGGAGTGTCGACCCCCGTACCGGGAAGCAGCGTGAACAGGTTGCGGTGGAGGCCACAGCCCAGGAGGTGGACACCGCCGTCCGCGCCGCGCACGACGCCCGGGCCGCCCTTGCCGACCGCACGGTCCGCGCCGCCTTCCTGCGCACCGCCGCGGACCAGTTGGAGGCGGCCCGGGACGGACTCGTCGAGACCGCCGACGCCGAGACCGCGCTGGGCCCGGTCCGGCTGACCGGCGAACTCGCGCGCACCTGCTACCAGTTGCGGGCCTTCGCCGGCATCGTCGACGAGGGCGCCTTCCTCGACGTGGTCATCAACCACCCCGACGAAACGGCCACCCCGCCCATCCCGGACCTGCGCCGCTACAAGGTGCCGCTGGGCGTCGTCGCCGTCTACTCGGCCTCCAACTTCCCCTTCGCCTTCTCCGTCGCCGGCGGCGACACCGCCAGCGCGCTGGCCGCCGGCTGCCCGGTCGTCGTCAAGGCCCACCCCGACCACCCGGGCCTGTCCGAGCTGGTCGCCAAGGTGCTGCGCCGGGCCGCGGGGGAACACGGCATCCCCGAGGGCGTGGTGGGCCTCGTGCACGGCTTCGACGCGGGCGTGGAGCTGATCGGGCATCCGCTGGTCACGGCGGCCGGGTTCACCGGTTCGGTACGAGGCGGGCGTGCCCTCTTCGACGCGGCGGCCGCCCGTCCGGTCCCGATCCCCTTCCACGGCGAGCTGGGCTCCCTGAACCCGGTGCTGGTCACCGAGGCGGCCGCGGCCGAGCGGGCGGAGCAGATCGGGGCGGGTCTCGCCGGGTCGATGACGCTGGGCGTCGGGCAGTTCTGTGTGAAGCCGGGGCTGGTGCTGGCGCCGTCCGGCGCGGCGGGCGACCGGCTGGTGAAGTCGCTGACGGACGCGGTCAGCGACACCGAGGCGGGCGTCCTGCTCGACCACCGGATGCGGGACAACTTCATCACCGGGGTCGCCGAGCGGGCCGCGCTCGACGGGGTGGAGTCGCCTGTGACGCCGGGTGCCGGTGGGGCGCACACGGTGAGCGCGGGCTTCCTGACGGTGCCGGCGCGGAAGCTCGCGCGGGACGGCGCGTACGACCTGCTGCTGGAGGAGTGCTTCGGGCCGGTCACTGTCGTGGCCCGCTATGAGGACGAAGGTGAGGTCACGGCCGTTCTCTCGCGGCTGCCGGGGAACCTGACGGCGACGGTGCATCTGTCGGCGGAGGAGGCCGCCGGGGAGGGGCGGGGGGCCGAGCTGCTGGCCGAGTTGACGCCGTTGGCCGGGCGCGTGCTGGTGAACGGGTGGCCGACGGGGGTTGCCGTGGCTCCGGCCCAGCATCATGGCGGGCCTTACCCGGCTACGACGTCCACGTCGACTTCGGTGGGCGGTACGGCCATTGAGCGGTGGTTGCGGCCGGTGGTGTACCAGGGGGCGCCGGAGGCGTTGTTGCCGGCGGAGCTTCGGGATGAGAATCCCCTGGGGTTGCCTCGGAGGTTCAACGGGCGGCTGGAGCGGTAG
- a CDS encoding DsbA family oxidoreductase, with the protein MRVEIWSDIACPWCYVGKARFEKALAAFPQRDQVEVVHRSFELDPGRAKDDVQPVLTMLTKKYAMSEAQAQAGEDNLGAQAAAEGLDYRTRDRDHGSTFDMHRLLHLAKEHGRQDELIQRLYRANFAEERSVFNDDERLVEIAVGAGLDEAEVRKVLADPQVYADEVRADEREAAQLGATGVPFFVLDRKYGVSGAQPAEVFERALTQAWGERSPLALVEAGGADACGPDGCAVPPRQ; encoded by the coding sequence CTGCGTGTCGAGATCTGGAGCGACATCGCCTGCCCCTGGTGCTACGTGGGCAAGGCCCGCTTCGAGAAGGCACTCGCGGCCTTCCCGCAGCGTGACCAGGTCGAGGTGGTGCACCGGTCCTTCGAGCTGGACCCCGGTCGGGCCAAGGACGACGTGCAGCCCGTGCTGACGATGCTCACGAAGAAGTACGCCATGAGCGAGGCACAGGCGCAGGCCGGTGAGGACAACCTGGGCGCGCAGGCCGCCGCCGAGGGGCTTGACTACCGGACGCGGGACCGCGACCACGGCAGCACCTTCGACATGCACCGGCTGCTCCACCTCGCCAAGGAGCACGGTCGGCAGGACGAGCTGATCCAGCGGCTGTACCGGGCGAACTTCGCCGAGGAGCGGTCCGTCTTCAACGACGACGAGCGGCTCGTGGAGATCGCCGTCGGCGCCGGGCTCGACGAGGCCGAGGTGCGCAAGGTGCTCGCCGATCCGCAAGTCTACGCCGACGAGGTGCGCGCCGACGAGCGCGAGGCCGCGCAGCTCGGGGCCACCGGGGTGCCGTTCTTCGTGCTCGACCGCAAGTACGGCGTGTCGGGGGCCCAGCCCGCCGAGGTGTTCGAGCGGGCGCTGACGCAGGCCTGGGGTGAGCGGTCGCCGCTGGCGCTGGTCGAGGCGGGTGGCGCGGACGCGTGCGGGCCCGACGGGTGCGCGGTGCCGCCGCGCCAGTGA
- a CDS encoding aminotransferase class V-fold PLP-dependent enzyme, with product METFESLVRSEFAPKNTYLNTASNGLLPARTVTALHEAARLRVDGGPLDPLFDDVETARATFARLAGVPVGRVAAGASVAAHTGVIAASLPAGAEVLTAEDDFTSVLNPFHVRGDLKVRAVPLERIAEAVRPGTALVAVSAAQSADGRIADLPALREAAREHGARTYIDFSQAAGWLPMDASAYDFTAVTCYKWLLGPHGAAFLVVPEDFGGLSPVLAGWVAGEVPMDSCYGPVTELAHSARRFDLTPALFTYAGLRHSLELLEELGVDAVQAHDLALADRFRAGLGELGHEPVPAPGSAIVSVPGLGHRVPELARADVQVSNRAGNLRASFHLYNTPADVDRILDVLSG from the coding sequence ATGGAGACCTTCGAGAGCCTGGTCCGTTCCGAGTTCGCCCCGAAGAACACCTACCTGAACACCGCGAGCAACGGGCTGCTGCCGGCCCGCACCGTCACCGCGCTGCACGAAGCGGCGCGGCTGCGGGTCGACGGCGGACCCCTGGACCCACTGTTCGACGACGTGGAGACCGCCCGGGCCACCTTCGCCCGGCTGGCCGGCGTCCCCGTCGGCCGGGTCGCGGCGGGGGCCTCGGTCGCCGCGCACACCGGCGTGATCGCCGCCTCGCTGCCCGCGGGCGCCGAAGTCCTCACCGCCGAGGACGACTTCACCTCCGTACTCAACCCGTTCCACGTGCGCGGCGACCTCAAGGTGCGGGCCGTGCCGCTGGAGCGGATCGCCGAGGCCGTCCGCCCCGGCACCGCGCTGGTCGCGGTCAGCGCCGCGCAGTCCGCCGACGGACGCATCGCCGACCTGCCCGCGCTGCGCGAGGCGGCCCGGGAACACGGGGCCCGTACGTACATCGACTTCTCCCAGGCCGCCGGCTGGCTGCCGATGGACGCGAGCGCGTACGACTTCACCGCCGTCACCTGCTACAAGTGGCTGCTCGGCCCGCACGGGGCGGCCTTCCTCGTCGTCCCGGAGGACTTCGGCGGGCTGTCGCCGGTGCTGGCCGGCTGGGTCGCCGGCGAGGTCCCGATGGACAGCTGCTACGGGCCGGTGACCGAACTCGCCCACTCCGCCCGGCGCTTCGACCTCACCCCGGCCCTGTTCACCTACGCCGGGCTGCGCCACTCCCTCGAACTGCTCGAGGAACTCGGCGTGGACGCCGTACAAGCCCACGACCTCGCACTCGCCGACCGCTTCCGCGCGGGGCTCGGCGAGCTGGGCCACGAGCCCGTCCCCGCGCCCGGCTCCGCGATCGTCTCCGTGCCGGGCCTCGGGCACCGGGTGCCCGAGCTGGCCCGCGCGGACGTGCAGGTCTCCAACCGGGCGGGCAACCTGCGGGCGTCCTTCCACCTGTACAACACGCCCGCCGACGTGGACCGGATCCTGGACGTGCTGTCCGGCTGA